The following proteins are encoded in a genomic region of Corynebacterium atypicum:
- a CDS encoding methylated-DNA--[protein]-cysteine S-methyltransferase encodes MPSLAIVSPVGHLTISARNGLVQGIEFGADDSCPTVGTIPVTPQLEGVLEAPATGDLGDLDTFAAGVINSSRELGFSAPDNKVLADCAIQLGSYFCGVRRQFALPLAFPRANRLRDQVHRFLPLIGYGKTITYGEIAARLSKPKAARAVGTACGKNQLPIVVPCHRVLPAGGSLDGNIGGYTGGAAGGPNIKRALLRLEYHVERQARLAC; translated from the coding sequence ATGCCTTCGCTTGCGATCGTCAGCCCGGTGGGGCACCTGACTATCTCGGCCCGCAACGGGCTGGTCCAAGGAATCGAATTTGGGGCGGACGACTCCTGCCCCACGGTGGGCACGATCCCAGTGACGCCGCAGCTCGAGGGCGTCCTCGAGGCGCCCGCCACCGGCGACCTAGGCGACCTCGACACGTTTGCCGCCGGCGTGATTAACAGCTCGCGGGAACTGGGTTTTTCGGCACCAGATAACAAGGTGCTCGCAGACTGCGCGATCCAGTTGGGCAGCTATTTTTGCGGGGTGCGCCGACAGTTCGCCCTGCCGCTGGCGTTCCCGCGCGCCAACCGGCTGCGCGACCAGGTACACCGCTTTCTGCCGCTGATCGGCTACGGCAAGACCATCACGTACGGCGAGATCGCCGCGCGCCTGAGCAAGCCGAAGGCCGCCCGCGCCGTAGGCACGGCCTGCGGGAAAAATCAGCTGCCCATCGTGGTGCCCTGCCACCGGGTACTGCCCGCCGGCGGTTCCCTCGACGGCAATATCGGCGGCTACACGGGCGGGGCTGCAGGCGGGCCGAACATCAAGCGCGCGCTGCTGCGCCTGGAGTATCACGTGGAGCGCCAGGCGCGGCTAGCCTGCTAG
- a CDS encoding adenylate/guanylate cyclase domain-containing protein, which translates to MRRLLRALRWVWTTSWPLYAVAVLGMNVLGALAIMAFVRFLIPMPEIAHFASEATDLPTIGAAYIVFAVVIGAVVTLLMFRPVLEWQRAPDDHDPNMVRVLVLRLPVYQAAVCAIVWAIGIIIAVSVAASTSGRLALAIGVATTLAGAVVVLLTYLAAERMVRPVAAMALGRRFEDSTLEPPITQRLRMTWLLTSGVPAVGILGMIFGQKLGFFTDDAARIIPAILWLIIASLITGFIGTTLSIMSVVDPIKELQEAINRVRRGDSNTQVDIYDGSEMGVLQAGFNEMMRGLKERERVRDIFGRYVGVEVAKRALEERPTLGGEDRKVAVLFVDVIGSTAFAVRHTPEEVVAELNKFFEHVVTTVHRNKGIINKFQGDAALAVFGAPLALADANSMALSAARELREELKGLRLKAGIGVAAGHVVAGHIGGADRFEYTVIGDAVNQAARLTELAKDTPGQVLTNAATLRGANEAERARWTMMKSIELRGRHEMTQLARPIRQTLADRS; encoded by the coding sequence ATGAGACGACTGCTACGCGCGCTGCGCTGGGTGTGGACCACCTCGTGGCCCCTCTATGCAGTCGCCGTGCTGGGCATGAACGTCCTCGGCGCGCTGGCGATCATGGCGTTTGTTCGGTTCCTCATTCCCATGCCGGAGATCGCCCACTTCGCCTCAGAGGCGACGGATCTGCCCACCATAGGCGCCGCCTACATCGTGTTTGCTGTGGTCATTGGCGCCGTGGTCACGCTCTTAATGTTCCGCCCGGTGCTCGAGTGGCAGCGCGCGCCCGACGATCACGACCCGAACATGGTGCGCGTTTTGGTGCTGCGCCTGCCCGTCTACCAGGCGGCCGTCTGCGCCATCGTGTGGGCGATCGGGATCATCATCGCCGTCTCTGTCGCGGCGTCGACCTCGGGGCGGCTGGCCCTAGCCATCGGCGTCGCTACCACGCTGGCCGGGGCCGTCGTCGTACTGCTGACGTACCTCGCCGCCGAGCGTATGGTCCGCCCCGTCGCCGCGATGGCGCTCGGCCGCCGCTTCGAGGATTCCACCCTGGAGCCGCCGATTACGCAGCGCCTGCGCATGACCTGGCTATTGACCTCTGGCGTGCCCGCGGTGGGCATCCTGGGCATGATCTTCGGCCAGAAGCTGGGGTTTTTCACGGACGACGCCGCGCGCATCATCCCCGCGATCCTGTGGCTGATCATCGCCTCGCTGATCACCGGGTTCATCGGTACCACGCTGTCCATCATGAGCGTGGTGGACCCGATCAAGGAGCTCCAAGAGGCGATCAACCGCGTGCGCCGCGGCGACTCGAATACTCAGGTCGACATCTACGACGGCTCCGAGATGGGCGTCTTGCAGGCCGGCTTCAACGAGATGATGCGCGGGCTGAAGGAGCGCGAACGAGTACGCGACATCTTCGGCAGGTACGTCGGCGTCGAGGTGGCCAAGCGCGCCCTGGAGGAACGCCCTACCCTCGGCGGGGAGGACCGCAAGGTAGCGGTCCTTTTTGTGGACGTGATCGGCTCGACGGCCTTCGCGGTGCGGCACACCCCAGAAGAGGTCGTCGCCGAACTGAATAAGTTCTTCGAGCACGTGGTCACCACCGTGCACCGCAACAAGGGCATCATCAACAAGTTCCAGGGCGACGCCGCGCTCGCCGTGTTCGGCGCCCCGCTTGCGCTTGCCGACGCCAACTCCATGGCCCTGTCTGCGGCGCGCGAGCTGCGCGAAGAGCTCAAGGGGCTGCGGCTGAAGGCGGGCATCGGGGTCGCGGCCGGGCACGTCGTGGCCGGGCACATCGGCGGCGCCGACCGCTTCGAGTACACCGTGATTGGCGACGCCGTGAACCAGGCGGCGCGCCTGACCGAGCTGGCCAAGGACACCCCGGGGCAGGTGCTCACTAACGCGGCGACCCTGCGCGGGGCCAACGAGGCTGAGCGCGCCCGCTGGACGATGATGAAGTCGATTGAGCTGCGCGGTCGGCACGAGATGACGCAGCTGGCCCGCCCGATTCGGCAGACCCTAGCGGATCGGTCCTAG